A segment of the Sulfoacidibacillus ferrooxidans genome:
TTGTATTACTTCTAATTGCACTGATTCTATCATATCTACAGGTGATCCATGCCTATCCAAATGGTGGTGGCGCATATGCTGTCGCGTCAGATCAATTTGGTCCAGTTGCAGGCCTTGTAGCAGGTGCTGCTCTCTTAATTGATTATACCTTAACCGTAGCTGTTTCGGTATCGTCAGGTATTGCTGCCATTACCACAGCATATCCAAGTCTGCTACCTTGGACAGTTCCACTATGCCTTCTTGGTATTCTTGGCATCATGGTCATGAACTTGCGAGGCATGAATGAATCCGCAAGTATTCTCATGTGGCCTACATATCTCTTTATCATATCCATTGTCGCAATGGAAGTCGTTGGATTCATTCACCTAAGCCATGCTGGTTGGCATTATAAGCAAACCCCACAGTTTGGTGTTTTACCAAAAGAAATCACTGTGCTTTTGATCTTGCGCGCTTTTGCTTCTGGGTGTTCCGCATTGACTGGCATCGAAGCGATTTCAAATGCCACACCTCAGTTTCGCGAGCCAACGATCAGAAATGCTCAAAAAACTCTTCTTTGGCTTGGCTTACTTCTTGCTATCATGTTTGCAGGAACGAGTTACCTGACATTCATGAAAGGGTTGCAAGTGAATTCAAATTTCACGTTACTTGGCATGCTTGCGCAATCCTATTTTCACACAGGATTCTTCTTTTATTTCATTCAGTTTACTACGTTTGCTGTACTGATCTTAGCTGCCAATACATCGTATAGCGGTTTTCCTCTACTTGCGGCGCTTATGGCCCGAGATCGATTTATGCCACGCATGTTTGAATTGCGCGGCGATAGACTGGGATATTCTAATGGCATTATCGTCCTTAGCGTTCTGGCCAGTATACTAATCATCGCCTTTAACGGACAGACGGATGAGCTTATCCCTTTATATGCCATAGGCGTTTTCTTATCATTTACACTTGCTCAAACTGGACTCGTAAAACGCTGGTTTAAGACAAAGACTTCTGGATGGATCTGGCGAACGGCAATCAATAGTTTTGGTGGTTTACTTTCGGCGATTGTCACTGTCGTCTTTGCCGTAGCAAAGTTTACGCAAGGTGCATGGATTGTTCTTGTCGTTCTTCCGTTAATTATCTACTTTGGCATTCAAGTACACCGTCACTATGACAGAATCGCTGATCATTTACGGATCAATATGGCCCAACTGAAACCCTTAGCACATAAAACCATTGTGATCGTCCCCATAGGCGGCGTCAACCGCGTAGTCGCAGGGACATTATCATACGCATTATCTGTATCTGATCAAGTCATTGCCTTTTACGTGGGCTTCGATGATGAATCAATTGAAAAAATGGAACAAAAGTGGAAGCAATGGGATACGGGTATACGCTTAGTCACTGCACGAAGTCAGTATCGATCTGTAGTTCGTCCACTCATGCGTTTTTTAACGACTGTAGAAAATTATGAAGGTGCACCTGATCACATTATTGTAGCCATCCCCCAATTTGTCACGCGCAGGTGGTGGCACAATATCCTTCACAATCAAACAAGTATTATGTTGCGTACGATTTTATTGTATAGAAAAGATATTGTAGTCACGACTGTGCCTTATCATTTAGGAGATTAAGCCCATGCCCATGACGATTTGGGTAGATGCAGATGCATGTCCGAGAAATGTATTAACCTTGACAAAGGAACGAGCAGCACAACATCATTTGCTCGTGATCACTGTGAGCAACTACAATCACGAGCATCAAGGGGCCAACCACCTGACAGTCGACGCCGGTTCACAAGCGGCAGATATGGCGATTGTCATGCGCATGCAAAAAGGAGATCTTGTGATCACTCAAGACTACGGCTTAGCCGCGCTTGTTTTGGCACGGAAAGGATACGCTTTATCTCCACACGGCAAAGAGTATACCGATGATAACATCGATCAACTATTAGCGATGAGAGCTGTACATGCAAAAGCGCGGAGATCTGGGAAACGAGCAAAAATTCGTGGCCCTGCGGCGCGAACACAGGATGATGATCTACATTTTGATCGGTCACTACAGGTGATACTTGCACGGATGAACAACGCCGATATGGGCAATGTATAGAGGAAGCAATCGAATTGGCATGCAAAAGATCGCATTGCCAATCTTGCTTCCTCTTGTTTTTTGTCATCCAAGGAGGCAATTGACACATGCGTTATTCTCGTATTTCACTTCATATATCATGGCTACTATGCACCATTTTTTTTGCTTTATGGTCACCCGCTGCCGATCATCATGCGGCAGCCAAGTATCACTATACAGACTATGTCCAACTGTATCCGCACGTGTTTTCCTATCAAGGGCCACCGAATAAACGCATCGCGTTAACCTTTGACGATGGACCTGATCAACGTTATACCCCACAAATTTTATCGATTCTCCGCAAAAAAGGAGTTCACGCTACTTTTTTTGTGCTCGGTAAAAATGTGAAAAGATATCCGAATATCACACGGCAAATAACTAAAGAAGGTCATATTTTAGGCAATCATAGTTACAATCATCCGAGTTTAACGCGTGTGAATCACGATCAATTATTGTGGGAGGTAAAAGCAACAGAAAGAGAAATCACACAGCTTACTGGGAAGAGAACTCGATTTGTACGTCCACCATACGGAAATCTTGATCCCACCGTTCTCATGAGCTTAGGAAAAATGGGATATCATGTGGTCAACTGGTCTGTAGATTCCAATGATTGGCGCAGTCTCACCAAGGCACAAGTACTAGCTAACATCATTCCACATGTACGCCCTGGTTCTATCATATTGCAACACTGTGCATCAGGGGGCCCACAGGAAAACTTAAGTGGCACGGTTGCAGCTCTCCCTTCCATCATCGACACCTTGCGACAAAAGGGATATCAGTTTGTCACTATTCAAGAGTTATTTGCAACAGATATCAAGACCGTTCATGCTCCTACACGTATGCAGTTATCCTTACATCACTAAACAACAAACATCGCCTCTATCCCGAAAAGAGGCGATGTACAGTGACAAAGCTACCTATTCAATGGAAACAGTCAATAAACCCTCTTTCACATCAATTGCAATTGTCCCACGCGCTGTCGATTCAGCAAGTAACAGGCGACTTAGTGGCGTTTCAATCTCCTGCCCGATCAACCGCTTTAAGGGTCTAGCACCGAATACAGGGTCATACCCCTTCTCCCCTAAATAAGCGAGGGCGGCATCTGACCATCTTAGCTTTAAGCCTACGTTTTTACGCAATCGCACTGCTAGACGATCTAACATTTGTTTTGCAATGGCACTCATATTGGCTAGGTTTAATGCATGAAAAACAACAATTTCATCGACGCGGTTCAGGAATTCTGGTCGAAAGTGTCGTTGCAAGATGGAGCGCACTTGTGTCTCTATGGCACTAAATTCCTCATGCTGCTCTGTTCTCCGCAAAATCTCATCACTGCCAAGATTCGATGTCATGATGATCACTGTATTTTGAAAGTTAACCGTCCGACCTTGACCATCTGTCAGTCTTCCATCATCTAACACTTGTAATAACAAGTTAAACACATCAGGATGAGCTTTTTCTATTTCGTCTAACAGGACGACTGCATAAGGCTTACGCCGAATCGCTTCTGTCAGTTGTCCGCCTTCTTCATATCCCACATATCCTGGTGGTGCTCCTATTAAGCGAGCAATTGCATGTTTTTCCATGAATTCAGACATATCGATGCGCACCATCATCCGCTCATCGTCAAATAAAAGTTCAGATAATGCACGCGATAACTCTGTTTTACCTACCCCCGTAGGTCCCAGAAAAATAAAACTACCTATCGGGCGATTAGGGTCTTTCACGCCTGCCCGTGCACGTAACACAGCATCAGCAACCGCTTGTACCGCTTCATCTTGACCGATCACCCGGTGATGTAACTCTTCATCTAGATGCAGTAATTTGTCTCGTTCCCCTTGCATAAGGCGCTTTAGTGGAATGCCAGTCCAACGGCTGATCACCTCTGCAATATCTTCTTGATCCACTTCTTCTTTTAATAGCATGCCACGACTTTGTTTTGACGCTAGTTCTTCTTCTTCAAGATGAAGTTTGCGTTCTAATTCACCTAAACGACCGTAGCGCAACTCTGCTAATTTATTTAAATCGTACTCTCGTTCTGCTCGCTCCATATCATTGCGTGTCTGTTCAATCTCTTTTTTGAGATCGCGAACGCGCGCAATATATTGTTTTTCAATCTCCCACTGCACCTTTAATGTATCCGCATCCTGCCGTACATCAGCAAGTTCTGTGCGAATCTTAAGCAACCGTTCGCTGACTGCCTCATCTTGCTCTTTACTAAGCGCGGCTTCTTCGATCTCTAGCTGCATGATCCGTCGAGTCATCTCATCTAACTCCGTTGGCATACTATCGATTTCTGTACGTAGACGCGCTGCCGCTTCATCCATCAGATCAATGGCTTTGTCAGGTAAAAACCGGTCACTAATATACCGATCAGAAAGTGTTGCTGCTGCAATGATGGCACTATCCTTAATGCGCACGCCATGAAAGACCTCATATCGTTCTTTCAAACCGCGCAAAATAGAAATCGTGTCTTCGACTGAGGGTTGGTTGACAATCACTGGCTGAAAACGCCGCTCTAATGCCGCATCCTTTTCGACATGTTGACGATATTCATCCAGTGTGGTCGCACCAATTGTGCGCAGTTCACCGCGCGCGAGCATAGGTTTCAACAGATTGCCTGCATCCATTGCACCTTCTGCGGCTCCCGCTCCCACCACCGTATGTAACTCATCAATAAATAAAATAATCTCACCTGCAGAATCTTTCACTTCTTTTAACACAGCTTTTAAACGCTCTTCAAATTCTCCTCGATACTTTGCACCAGCTACCAATGAACCCATATCAAGACTAATTAACCGTTTGTGCTTTAAGCCTTCCGGCACATCACCTGCAACGATTCGCCGAGCTAGTCCCTCAACAATCGCGGTTTTTCCAACACCTGGTTCACCAATCAAGACAGGATTATTTTTCGTTCGGCGCGATAAAATTTCAATAGTGCGACGAATCTCATCATCGCGACCAATCACAGGATCGAGTTTCCCATCACTGGCTTCTTGCGTAAGATCTCTACCATAGCGCAATAAGGCCTCATATGTCCCCTCCGGATTATCTCCTGTCACCTTTTGATTCCCCCGAATCGCACGTAAAGATTGTAAAACTGCATCTCGAGTCAATCCAATCTGTGCACATGCAGTCACCGTATCCCGTTCACTCTGCCCAATCAGTGCCAATAAGAGATGTTCCACACTTACAAATTCATCTTTCATCTCTTTTGCTTCTTGTGCAGCCGTTGCAAGCGTTCGAGCAAGACCAGTACCCATGTGCAAAGTACTATCATATCCAGTGACAACAGGAATCTGGCGCAGTAATTGTTCAACCTTCGTTTTCGCAACCTCGTAGATTCCCATGTGCTCTAGAAGCCGCGGAATCAATCCACCCTCTTGATCAATCAAAGAAGAAAGCAAATGTTTTCCTGTCACTTCTTGATGATGGCTCATGGCAGCCAATTGCTCAGCTGCCACAAGTGCTTCTCGCGATTTTTGTGTATATTGATTAGCATCCATAATGTCTGATGATCACGTCCTCTCACGCTCTCATTATGACACAACCCAGCATGGAATTTATACCCAAAAATGCATTCCGTTTGCAAAATTCATGGTAACTCCAACCGTCAGATAAAATAACCAAATTCCTGTGAGAAGTTGAAAAAATCCTGTCGCTTTTTCAAAGAACTTACTATTTCCCAACCGCCAAAATATTTCACTAACATAAATGAGACTCAGTCCAATAAATAAGATCATTGCAGGAATGTCACCATTACCACCAAAAGAAAACGCGCCCAGAATACCTAATCCAAGTACAGGAATGGCCATCCAACCCTCTGGACCATACTCTGCACCTATATAGCGCCTGTATCCTAGCACAATCCAGTGAAGTCCATAGACACTAAAGGCGAGTGCTGCCATATATAAGGGTGCGGCATTGCGATAGACAGGGAACCACGATAAGCCTACCATAAGATATGTACCAGTGATTAACTGGCCAAATCCACCCATGAATATACCCCATAGACCGATCGTTCGATCAAAACTGGCTTTGTCTTTTGACCAGTTAGGATACTTCGTTAACGTTGTACCTCCCTGCACAAAATAATTAATGGATAGCGACAAAAAACCTATCGCTAAAGGCCAAAATTGCGAAATAGGAAAACTGCTCACTGTCGGCTTCCTCCTTATGATTTTCGTTCTTGATTGCCATTCTGTTACCTACTACGTTCCATACTTAAGAGGCAGGCGCAAGGCTTGTCCCTATCACCCCCATCACTACTTTTCCTGCTTAGTTATTACAAGGTTGCCTCAAACGAAACATCCTCATGCGAACTTGATGAGAAAGACGTAGGTAGCATCGAAGAGATGCATGATGTGGTAGCATAGAAGTGTAGAGTGCATCGTACCACATTTACTTGCATTAACTCAATTACTTTGTATTTAATAGTAAAGAAACAATGCTAAGGAGTGAACACTTTTGGAAAAAATCTTGTCAGATCATCGAAATGTTGGATTTATTGGTCTTGGAACCATGGGGTTACCTATGGCAACACACCTTTTGCAAGCGGGATATACTCTCCATATTTACAACCGAACACCTGAAAAAACAGCTGCATTAGTGAAACTCGGTGCCATCGCCCATTCTTCGCCAAAAGAAGTGGCACAACATGGCAAGATCATCTTTACCATGGTTGCACATGACAATGCACTACTAGACGTCGCATTAGGTCAAGATGGCATCATTCATGGCATGAGTGCTCATGCTACGCTGATTGACTGTAGCACCGTATCCCAAGCTGCCAGTCAAAAAGTCGCTGCACACATACAATCACTCGGTGCAACTATGCTAGATGCACCTGTTAGTGGCAGTGAACCACATGCACACGAGGGCAGTCTTGTATTCATGGTTGGCGGACCAAAACAGGTCTATGATAACTGCCAGGATCTTTTACTCACCATGGGTAAACAAGCTGTTTACATGGGCGAAAACGGACATGGCGTCGCAGCAAAGTTAGCTGTAAACACGATTCTCGCGCAAAACTTAGTGGCGCTTTCTGAAGGGCTCATACTTGCCATGAAATCAGGAATCGATCCTCAACCATTTATGGAAGTCGTACGCGGCGGTGGAGCTCGTAGTGGGATGGCAGAATACAAAGCGCCAAAGATGATAGCACATGATTTTAGTGCTCAATTTACGACGGCACTCTTATCGAAAGATCTTCAACTAGCTAGCTTACAAGCTGCAGCCCTTGCCATTCCATTGCCTGGTTTAAGTCTATCCAAAGATCTATTTCAGATGGCTGTAGCTAAAGGGTATGCACATGAAGACATGAGCGCACTCATCAAATGCTATGAAGAGTGGTCCCATCTTTCTCAAAGTCAGGAGTGATTAGCCATGGAGATTTCTCCACGCGTACATCTTTTAGAAGAAACCAAAGGTAGTTACGCCTATGTGATAGTAGGTGAAGAACCCGTTCTCGTCGACACTTTTTTCCCTGGAAAAAGTGATCGCGTAGTTGCAGGACTAGCGCGCATCGGTATGCGACCTTCTGATCTTGCCCACATCGTGCTGACCCATAGTGATGTTGACCATATTGGCAATGCAAAAAGACTTAAAGAGCTATCGGGAGCCACGTTGTGGGCACCGCAAGAAGAACTTCCATATATTTATAAACAAGAAAAGGATCACGGCATTCGCCGTATCATTCGCGCCATCATGAAAGTAGAACAACCAGTCATTGATGAAACGTACGATGCGGGTAAACGTATTGCTGACTTAGAAATCATACCAACGCCTGGTCATACGAAGGGACATGTAAGCATTCGCTTAGGCGATGTTTTGATTGCAGGAGATCTTGTTACCACAAGACAAGGTAAGTTAAAACCTTCACCAGGTTTTCTCACATGGGATCGCGCTGCATTGCAGCGATCATTGCGAGCGGTAGGCAAACAGCCATTTGATTGGATCTGTCCAGCACATGGCGAACCTGTGAGGCGAGGTGACTTGTGGGACGCATTTAGTCGGTAGTGCACCCACACCTTGCACATGGACTGGCTTAGAGCATAGATACGTACCTCTTGCGACATGCTATAAAAACGTGTCATCTAAGCGACTTCAACCATGTCAAAGGATGTGTATGAATGCCAGACCAACAATCACTCAGCGCAAAAGGTTCCACTTTTCCACCACAACACCAAGATCAACAACCTGGATTTGAAATGTTGATGAATCCATTGCCAATCTATGAAGATCAAACGGAACAAGGTTCACATAAGTTACAAGGAAAAGTAGCGTTAATTACTGGTGGGGACAGTGGAATCGGGCGTGCTGTAGCGATTGCCTTTGCAAAGGAAGGCGCAGATGTTGCAATCGCTTATCTCAATGAACACGAAGATGCACAACTGACAAAACAGCGTATTGAACAGTTAGGTAAAAGGTCGCTCCTCTTAGCTGGAGATATTGGAGAAGAGTCTTTTTGTCAGGAGATTGTACAGCGTGTAGTTGATCATTTTTCGCGTATCGATATTCTTGTCAACAATGCAGGAGAACAACATCCACAGCAACAAATTGAAATGATTACATCAGATCAATTGTTGCGCACCTTTAAAACCAATATATTTTCCATGTTCTACTTAACAAAAGCAGTCTTACCCTATATGCCGATAGGAAGCTCCATCATCAATACAGCATCGATCACAGCGTATGAGGGACACAAAACGCTCATTGATTATTCTTCTACAAAAGGAGCCATTGTAACGTTTACTCGATCACTGGCTCTATCCCTAGCCGATCGTGGCATTCGTGTAAATGGAGTCGCACCAGGGCCCATATGGACGCCACTGATTCCCGCATCATTCAGTGCATCTGAAGTTGCACAATTTGGGAGCACGACACCTATGAAACGTGCCGGACAACCGGTTGAACTTGCATCGACATATGTTTACTTAGCTTCAGCCAGTTCATCTTATCTATCCGGTCAAATGCTCCATATCAATGGGGGAACCATTGTCAACGGTTAATATCATCGTAAAAAGTGATAAACTGCTTCTTGCAACCTCTTGATATTCATGCCATGATCGATAGATATCAATTGAGATCTGGAATCGAACGTGGAGGGGCTTTATGCAGACCGTACTTCATTCACACACACATAACGAAGAGGGACACCAACACTCGCACGACGCCGTATTTCATTCGCATGCTCCGATTGGAAAAATGAAACAAGCGTTTTTATTGACACTTGTCATATTAGTTGTTGAAATAACTGGGGGGCTAATCTCACATAGCTTAGCCTTACTATCAGACGCTGGGCATGTACTTACGGATCTTGCGGCTATTGGCCTTTCTTGGTACGCCATGAATCAATCGCTAAAGCCTCCTACGGAAAATTTAACGTATGGATACCATCGCACAGGCATACTTGCTGCATTAGTGAACGGTGTAGCGCTCATTGCCATCGCTTTGATCATAACCGTTGAAGCCTATCAGCGGATCATACATCCGCAACCAGTCAATGCTCTATGGATGATTGGCAGCGCTAGTGTCGGTTTGTTGATCAATTTATACCTAGGGCTTGGCATGCGTGATGATGATAATTTAAATGTGCGCAGTGCAGTTCTACACATGTTAGGCGATGCGCTCGCTTCAGCTGGAGTCATTGTCGGGGCTGTCATCATCTTATGGACAAAATGGTTTATGATCGACCCTCTTTTAAGTGTTGGGATCTCCCTGCTCATTGCCTATGGGGCGTGGCGAATTGTGAAGCAGACGGTCAATATACTTATGGAGGCCACACCAAAAGGTGTTTCGCTTTTATCTGTTGCAGCTGTAATTAAGCATGTAGCAGGAGTATACGATGTTCACGATCTCCACGTATGGAGTATCACGAGCGGGAAAAATGCCTTGTCTTGCCACGTAGTTCTTGAGGGTTCACTCTCCATTCGCGAAAGTCAGCCTATATTGCGCAATATTGAACACCAACTCATGCATTTAGGGATTGGCCACAGCACCATTCAGATTGAGGATGCAGGTCACCCTCATACAGACTCCGTTCTATGTTCTGACGAAGAGGCCGTCCATCACCACCATCATGATCAATAACCATGGCGCTGTCCTCTTCATTCGTGGACAGCGCCATGGTTATGATGTTTCGATCATGCAATTCACTTGATCACTTACAAGACACCATGACATGAACATCACATGACCATTATGAGCATAACTCCTCAAATGCTCGTGCCCGCCCCGAATATACGTGTCATCCAAGACGTAAGTGTCTCTAAGCGATGAGTGATCAGCAACATCCCCATAAGCACAAGTACTGCCCCGCCAACCCGACTGATCGGTTCACTATATCGTTGTAACCAGCGAACAGACCCAAGCGTATAGGCTAGGACTAAAAAAGGAATTGCAAATCCAAGCGCATAGGCAAACATCAAAACCATACCATTCACTTGGCTCGTCGCAGCTATGGCAATCACCGATGCCAAAATAGGACCAATACAAGGTGTCCAGCCAGCAGAAAAACTAATGCCAATCACAAAAGCGCCTAGATACCCTGCAGGTTTTGACTTCGCATGCCACTTTGCCTCGCGCATAAACACATCAAGCTTGATCCACCCAAGCAAGATGAGCCCCATGACGATGACAATAACTCCACCGATCTCGCTAAATAGTGAGCGATACTGTGCAAACAATATTCCAAGTAAATTAGCTGAAGCGCCAAGTGCCACAAAAATAACAGAAAAACCGAGAACAAAGAACAAGGCATGAGTCAATGCCTTGGTCCTCACAGCAGACGTCACTAGCCCCGCATTGTTCCGATCATAAGAAATTCCAGAAATATACGAGATGTAAGACGGATAAAGCGGCAATGTACACGGTGATACAAAGGAAGCCAAACCCGCTAAAAATGCAATCCACATCGTTGGTGTCGCAACCATATTGTCTCATCACCTCATTCGCAGTTCCGTGCCTCACTCAATGTGTTGCTAGTAACTGCGCAAAATCTGATTGCATCACCGCGGGACTCATCATCCCCGTTACGCGATTGATGATGATGCCCTGCCGATTGATAAAGAAACTAGTGGGAATGTCCATTACAGCATACGTCGACTCTACATTTCCCTGTGTATCTAACAGCACTGGATAGGTCACACCGTATGTACTCACATACGCTTTTACAGCAGGTAGACTGTCACTTGGCGTCATATTCACCGCTAAAAAATCAATCTTATTGCCATATTTTTTATACATGTTTTCTAGATCTGGCGTTTCCATCTTACAAGGAGGGCACCACGAAGCAAAAAAATTAATGTAAACTAGTTGGCCCTTTAGGCTGCTTAGTGACACAGTCTTTCCCTGTAAATCTGTAAGCGTAAAGTCTGGTGCCCTATACCCCTTTTGTGGCAGAGCTGGCGGTTGTCGCGTAGCATTCATAAAACCTACTAAAGCAAGCGCAGCGACCACAATAACTAAAGCAGCACCTGTTTTGCGTTTCATTGTTAGAATACCCTCTTCTCTCCATGCTAAAGCTGTGCTAGATTTTCAATGACCACAGGAGCATCATCGTCTGTTACATCAAAGCCAAATACTTTAGAGTAAAAATACAACTCAGCATCGAGTGTTTTTTTAATGTTTTGAGCTTGTCGAAATCCATGACCTTCACCTTCAAACGGCACATAAGCTACCGGAACGCCTTTTGAACGTAGGCCCTCGACCATCATTTCCGCTTGATTTGGCAACACAATTTTATCATCTAATCCTTGAAAGAAAATTACAGGCGACTGTAACTTCTCGATATAATGAATAGGTGAGCGCTCCATGTAGACCTCCTTCTTTTCAGGATAAGGCCCAACCATGCTATCCATATACCGCGATTCAAACTTGTGCGTTTCTTTTGCTAATAACTCAATATCGCTGACGCCAAAATAACTTGCACCTGCAGCAAAGACATCGCGAAAGGTAAGTGCTGAGAGCGTTGTATATCCGCCTGCACTCCCACCGCGAATAGCCAGCTGATCCGCGCGTACATCTCCACGCTTCACTAAATACAAAGCACCATGTGTGCAATCATCTACATCCACAATTCCCCAATTGCCATTTAGACGCTTGCGATACGCACGACCATAGCCTGTACTGCCACCGTAGTTTACATCAAGGACTGCAAAGCCGCGACTTGTCCAATATTGAATCTGCAAATTAAAGGCCGTCGTCGTAGCCGATGTTGGACCTCCATGACTCATCACAACAAGCGGAGGCCGTTCCGTTGGCGCTCCATCACATGTTTCGTTTGCCGGTGCATAGAAAAATGCATAAGCCGTTTGATCATTTGTAGTTGGAAACTCCAAAACTTCTGGTACAGAGAAAAATTCTGGATCTACATTCAATTCTACTAAGTCTACTGATTCTTTTAGTGTCTCAAACTCTCTATTTGCAGATACGTACTGAACAACAGCAGTAGGCTTTGTTGGAGATCCTCCGACAAAATACCCAAGGCCACGATGCGCTTGAACACTATGTATCGCCTGGAAGTGTGAAACAATAGTCGTTAACTCTTTTTTAGACAAGTCGATTTGAGCCAAAGACCATAGACCCAGCTGATTAAGCGCACAAAAAATAGTATTCTCATCAAGAAATCCATAGGTGGACATACCAAAAACCCACTGTGGAAGGCCAAATTCCGCATCCATGTCAAAAACACTTACCACTTTGCCTTGTTGGTAGCTATAAAGATTCCACCAGTTCGACCGATCGGATACAAAATACAATGTACCTTCTGGTGACCATTCAGGTTGAAATATCGACTCTTCTATTCCACCAGCCACTACAACAGTTCCGCTTAAGCTTCCATCCGTTTCAATGTTCGCAACAGAAAGCTCCGTACCATCCCATGGCATGTTGGGGTGGTTCCAAGCTAGATAGGCCAGTTGTGTGCCGTCTGGACTGACACGAGGAGATGAGTAAAAATCACTACCGTCAACGAGCACATCTACGGTATGCGAGCCATTGAGA
Coding sequences within it:
- a CDS encoding SDR family oxidoreductase, translating into MPDQQSLSAKGSTFPPQHQDQQPGFEMLMNPLPIYEDQTEQGSHKLQGKVALITGGDSGIGRAVAIAFAKEGADVAIAYLNEHEDAQLTKQRIEQLGKRSLLLAGDIGEESFCQEIVQRVVDHFSRIDILVNNAGEQHPQQQIEMITSDQLLRTFKTNIFSMFYLTKAVLPYMPIGSSIINTASITAYEGHKTLIDYSSTKGAIVTFTRSLALSLADRGIRVNGVAPGPIWTPLIPASFSASEVAQFGSTTPMKRAGQPVELASTYVYLASASSSYLSGQMLHINGGTIVNG
- a CDS encoding cation diffusion facilitator family transporter, encoding MQTVLHSHTHNEEGHQHSHDAVFHSHAPIGKMKQAFLLTLVILVVEITGGLISHSLALLSDAGHVLTDLAAIGLSWYAMNQSLKPPTENLTYGYHRTGILAALVNGVALIAIALIITVEAYQRIIHPQPVNALWMIGSASVGLLINLYLGLGMRDDDNLNVRSAVLHMLGDALASAGVIVGAVIILWTKWFMIDPLLSVGISLLIAYGAWRIVKQTVNILMEATPKGVSLLSVAAVIKHVAGVYDVHDLHVWSITSGKNALSCHVVLEGSLSIRESQPILRNIEHQLMHLGIGHSTIQIEDAGHPHTDSVLCSDEEAVHHHHHDQ
- a CDS encoding cytochrome c biogenesis CcdA family protein, encoding MVATPTMWIAFLAGLASFVSPCTLPLYPSYISYISGISYDRNNAGLVTSAVRTKALTHALFFVLGFSVIFVALGASANLLGILFAQYRSLFSEIGGVIVIVMGLILLGWIKLDVFMREAKWHAKSKPAGYLGAFVIGISFSAGWTPCIGPILASVIAIAATSQVNGMVLMFAYALGFAIPFLVLAYTLGSVRWLQRYSEPISRVGGAVLVLMGMLLITHRLETLTSWMTRIFGAGTSI
- a CDS encoding TlpA family protein disulfide reductase, with the protein product MKRKTGAALVIVVAALALVGFMNATRQPPALPQKGYRAPDFTLTDLQGKTVSLSSLKGQLVYINFFASWCPPCKMETPDLENMYKKYGNKIDFLAVNMTPSDSLPAVKAYVSTYGVTYPVLLDTQGNVESTYAVMDIPTSFFINRQGIIINRVTGMMSPAVMQSDFAQLLATH
- a CDS encoding S9 family peptidase; the protein is MTEVTQKAFGTWESPITSDLIVSGTVGLQEIKVDGSDTYWLEGRPSEGGRSVLVKYSLQTGDTMDVTPQPFNVRTRVHEYGGGAYTVSNGVAYFSDFSDGRVYRLNEQGPEPITPEGAYRYADFVVDEAQQRLICVREDHTGEGEAVNTLVAIALNGSHTVDVLVDGSDFYSSPRVSPDGTQLAYLAWNHPNMPWDGTELSVANIETDGSLSGTVVVAGGIEESIFQPEWSPEGTLYFVSDRSNWWNLYSYQQGKVVSVFDMDAEFGLPQWVFGMSTYGFLDENTIFCALNQLGLWSLAQIDLSKKELTTIVSHFQAIHSVQAHRGLGYFVGGSPTKPTAVVQYVSANREFETLKESVDLVELNVDPEFFSVPEVLEFPTTNDQTAYAFFYAPANETCDGAPTERPPLVVMSHGGPTSATTTAFNLQIQYWTSRGFAVLDVNYGGSTGYGRAYRKRLNGNWGIVDVDDCTHGALYLVKRGDVRADQLAIRGGSAGGYTTLSALTFRDVFAAGASYFGVSDIELLAKETHKFESRYMDSMVGPYPEKKEVYMERSPIHYIEKLQSPVIFFQGLDDKIVLPNQAEMMVEGLRSKGVPVAYVPFEGEGHGFRQAQNIKKTLDAELYFYSKVFGFDVTDDDAPVVIENLAQL